A window from Sinanaerobacter sp. ZZT-01 encodes these proteins:
- a CDS encoding DUF4367 domain-containing protein, translated as MCKKIKDEVYERDRHLSQTLIKEAMEDPINELDFFQELNSIQKPTLQSFMEEMDQIEKRKQNPSVYEPIYAGIKEKFFEWGRKNRCYKIAGALILFLFLTTIVTSFFKIEPSIAGKIKLNLFGKEIENGFVEDSHVGVEEPQTIEEIVEDERYIDAMNEKYDQLVVPGYIPEDYAFESLTVKKSGNKNFKAIYIYQDDENTKVILSQRAFNDDQGAVFANAIEGFEELEKDKVFYQEDQNLNGVSVLLIVYDDYTISISGTLEKDELLKIKEKLKH; from the coding sequence ATGTGTAAAAAGATCAAAGATGAAGTGTATGAGAGGGACAGGCATTTAAGCCAGACCTTGATAAAAGAGGCAATGGAGGACCCTATAAATGAATTAGACTTCTTTCAGGAATTGAATTCTATACAGAAACCTACATTGCAATCCTTTATGGAGGAGATGGATCAGATCGAAAAGCGGAAGCAGAATCCTTCGGTCTATGAGCCTATTTATGCCGGAATAAAAGAAAAGTTTTTTGAATGGGGAAGAAAAAACAGATGTTATAAAATTGCGGGAGCACTGATTCTTTTTCTGTTTCTCACAACAATTGTAACTTCTTTTTTTAAAATAGAGCCATCTATAGCAGGGAAAATAAAGTTAAACTTATTTGGAAAAGAGATAGAAAATGGATTTGTAGAAGACAGCCATGTTGGAGTAGAGGAACCACAGACTATAGAAGAGATTGTTGAAGATGAAAGATATATCGATGCCATGAATGAAAAGTATGATCAGCTGGTAGTTCCTGGATATATTCCGGAGGATTATGCATTTGAATCATTGACGGTTAAAAAGTCTGGCAATAAGAATTTTAAAGCGATTTATATTTATCAAGATGATGAAAATACTAAAGTGATTTTAAGTCAGAGAGCGTTCAATGATGACCAAGGTGCAGTTTTTGCAAATGCGATTGAGGGCTTTGAAGAGTTGGAAAAAGATAAAGTTTTTTATCAAGAGGATCAAAATCTTAATGGTGTGTCTGTGTTATTAATAGTGTATGATGATTATACTATATCAATTTCTGGTACCTTAGAAAAAGACGAGCTATTAAAAATCAAAGAAAAGCTTAAGCATTAA
- a CDS encoding AzlC family ABC transporter permease, which produces MKKALKAAFPHTVPILLGYLSIGIPFGLLLQNAGYNALWAFFMSLVIFSGSMQYLAVGMMASGLGLIEVAIMSFLVNVRYMFYGLSFIERFSKMGWKKYYMIFSLTDEIYSLLCSVKAPKGVDEDKFFVSISALCHSYWIAGSVIGSLAGSLITFNSSGMDFAMTALFLVIFLDQWRDYPTHIPALLGIAATLIALFVFGRDNLALPAMLLILILLFAGRTPIQKRLVFQPPKDVSNTQIEQEEF; this is translated from the coding sequence ATGAAAAAAGCACTCAAGGCAGCGTTCCCTCACACCGTTCCTATATTGTTAGGCTACCTGTCAATTGGCATTCCGTTTGGATTGCTTCTGCAAAATGCAGGCTACAATGCTCTCTGGGCATTTTTTATGAGTCTAGTTATCTTTTCAGGCTCTATGCAATATCTTGCAGTCGGTATGATGGCATCCGGTCTTGGACTCATTGAAGTTGCTATTATGTCCTTTTTGGTCAATGTACGCTACATGTTCTACGGTTTATCTTTCATTGAACGGTTTAGTAAAATGGGCTGGAAAAAGTATTATATGATTTTTTCTCTGACAGATGAAATCTATTCCCTGCTCTGTTCCGTAAAGGCGCCGAAAGGCGTAGATGAAGATAAATTTTTTGTATCCATTTCCGCTTTATGCCACTCTTATTGGATTGCAGGTTCCGTCATCGGTTCTTTAGCCGGTTCTTTAATCACCTTTAATTCCTCAGGAATGGATTTCGCAATGACTGCATTATTCTTGGTAATTTTCTTAGATCAATGGAGAGATTATCCAACTCACATTCCGGCACTTTTAGGGATCGCCGCAACACTCATCGCCCTCTTTGTTTTCGGAAGAGACAACCTGGCATTGCCAGCTATGCTGCTGATTTTAATCTTACTTTTTGCCGGTCGAACACCAATTCAAAAAAGACTCGTATTTCAGCCGCCAAAAGATGTATCCAATACACAAATTGAACAGGAGGAATTCTAA
- a CDS encoding U32 family peptidase produces MTELLAPAGNMEALKAAISNGCDAIYLGTQKFGARAYSSNFDLELLKEAVLYAHLRNVKIHVTMNTIVFENEMEAMKEQLHELNEIGVDGIIVQDLAVFDYLVKNFLDMEAHCSTQMGIDDLDGTLLLKELGAKRVVLSREVEIEKVKEIKRIAKIPLEIFVYGALCVSYSGNCLMSGLIGYRSGNRGRCVGSCRKEYELIDKTTNTSLGKNYILSMKDLNTIDYIDDLKEIDSLKIEGRMKEPAYVANVVSKYRAALDHKITKDEKENLKKTFNRTFTKGYLFHEDKKEITNILRPNNFGYEIGTISKVVKDRYEITLTKPLHQNDIIRISHNNEDVNLTVVKLYDKDGNLINKAEDVCYIKIKEKLSKGDFVYITKDSSYYKAIEASLEKEFKRFDLDIRVYACPGSKLIVDAKGLGFHYLYESGELLSEAMNSPTTKEQVIKQFSRLNDTIFQLHSVEFEEQNAFVPAKLLNAARREIVQGLYDLKLNSQEKRTKTPKAKEKISFPSVKPYLTASVTTTEQYDACVSCGIQEIYFENIVRRNQNEYKEKEGQLLIGGYGGIYHYRETNPFVTDYSLNVVNSASCYELYRLGAKRVTLSYELNKRQIEDLIHAYSEENDGYPALEMIVYGKAPLLFTKYCPLKKMNQCGDCKTKHYELKDEHGTFPILSHEDCTTTILNGKTLNLLDEMSCIKGIEAFRLNFTVESKEQVVKTIHKALSKLNGATDKSAFNKETDTRGHFNKEIL; encoded by the coding sequence ATGACTGAATTATTAGCTCCGGCAGGAAATATGGAAGCTTTAAAAGCTGCAATTTCTAATGGTTGTGATGCGATATACTTGGGAACGCAGAAATTTGGCGCACGGGCCTATTCCTCTAATTTTGATTTAGAGTTGTTAAAAGAGGCGGTACTGTATGCACACCTGCGGAATGTTAAAATCCATGTAACCATGAATACCATCGTTTTCGAAAATGAAATGGAAGCGATGAAAGAGCAGTTGCACGAGTTAAATGAAATCGGTGTGGATGGAATTATCGTCCAAGATCTTGCTGTGTTCGATTACCTCGTTAAAAACTTTCTTGATATGGAAGCACATTGTTCAACGCAAATGGGAATCGACGATTTAGACGGAACTTTATTATTGAAAGAACTCGGTGCAAAAAGAGTGGTTCTGTCTCGTGAGGTCGAGATTGAAAAAGTAAAAGAAATCAAAAGAATTGCCAAAATACCTTTGGAAATCTTTGTTTACGGTGCCTTATGTGTCTCTTATTCCGGGAACTGTCTCATGTCGGGCCTGATCGGTTATCGAAGCGGCAATCGCGGAAGATGCGTTGGTTCCTGTCGTAAGGAGTACGAACTCATCGATAAGACAACAAATACTTCTTTAGGGAAAAACTATATTCTATCTATGAAGGACTTAAACACAATTGATTATATCGATGATTTAAAAGAGATTGATTCTTTAAAAATAGAAGGTCGAATGAAAGAGCCTGCCTATGTTGCAAATGTTGTATCAAAATATCGTGCAGCCTTAGACCATAAAATAACCAAAGATGAGAAAGAAAATTTGAAAAAAACCTTCAATCGAACCTTTACGAAAGGATATTTGTTCCACGAAGATAAGAAAGAGATTACAAACATTTTAAGACCGAATAATTTTGGTTATGAAATTGGAACAATCAGCAAGGTTGTAAAAGACAGGTATGAAATAACGCTCACAAAGCCTTTGCATCAAAACGATATCATCCGAATCAGTCATAACAATGAAGATGTGAATTTAACTGTTGTAAAACTGTACGACAAAGACGGCAATTTAATTAACAAAGCAGAGGATGTCTGTTACATCAAGATAAAAGAAAAACTCTCTAAGGGGGACTTTGTCTATATCACGAAGGATTCTTCCTACTATAAAGCGATAGAAGCCTCACTGGAAAAAGAATTTAAGCGTTTTGACCTAGATATTAGAGTGTATGCATGTCCAGGTTCAAAGCTGATTGTAGATGCAAAAGGATTAGGATTTCATTATTTATATGAGAGCGGAGAACTACTAAGCGAAGCAATGAATAGTCCGACGACAAAAGAGCAGGTAATCAAGCAATTTTCAAGATTGAATGATACGATATTCCAGCTTCATTCTGTAGAATTTGAGGAACAAAATGCATTCGTCCCAGCGAAACTGTTAAATGCAGCAAGAAGAGAGATTGTACAGGGCTTGTATGACTTAAAGCTTAACAGCCAAGAGAAGAGAACCAAGACTCCGAAAGCAAAAGAGAAAATAAGCTTCCCATCTGTAAAACCATACCTTACAGCCTCTGTCACAACGACGGAGCAGTATGATGCCTGCGTGAGCTGCGGTATTCAGGAAATCTATTTCGAAAACATTGTTCGAAGAAATCAAAACGAGTACAAAGAAAAGGAAGGGCAGCTGCTAATCGGAGGATACGGCGGAATCTATCACTATAGAGAAACAAATCCTTTTGTTACGGACTATTCCCTCAATGTTGTGAACTCTGCCAGCTGTTATGAATTATATCGATTAGGTGCAAAACGAGTCACCTTATCTTATGAATTGAATAAGAGACAAATTGAAGATTTAATCCATGCCTATTCTGAAGAAAATGACGGCTATCCTGCACTGGAAATGATCGTATACGGTAAGGCTCCTTTGCTGTTTACAAAATATTGTCCACTGAAAAAAATGAATCAATGCGGTGATTGCAAAACGAAGCACTACGAATTAAAAGATGAGCACGGAACGTTCCCCATCCTTTCTCATGAGGATTGTACAACGACAATTCTAAATGGGAAGACACTGAATCTTTTAGACGAGATGTCTTGTATAAAAGGAATTGAGGCATTTCGATTAAACTTTACGGTTGAATCAAAAGAGCAGGTTGTGAAAACCATTCATAAGGCATTGAGCAAACTAAATGGCGCAACTGATAAATCTGCCTTTAATAAGGAAACAGATACGAGAGGCCATTTCAATAAAGAAATTTTGTAA
- a CDS encoding glycosyl hydrolase family 18 protein has translation MKNDVTAKTYTHNELKKQQDTRREIIVNGYVYPSVNLDLLREISPDLTAINLFSYGITENGDLLPLNDGEVVRVLKENNVAPVMVLTSLTDEGTFRTDILELILDNESLQNKLIDQILQELRAKGLYGVDFDFEYVEAPYKDKYAAFIAKTRERLNQEGYQVSAAVAPKVFADQKGLLYEGHDYAAIGRAANLVLAMTYEWGYTYGPPMAVAPLNKVREVLDYAVTEIPPEKLLMGIPNYGYDWTLPFVQGESKARILSNVDAQELARQQGAQIQFDPVAQAPYFTYTDEQGRPHEVWFEDARSIQAKLNLVDEYGLAGVAYWNLVWPFPENWKVIEENYDVKKVV, from the coding sequence ATGAAAAATGATGTGACAGCTAAAACATATACTCATAATGAATTAAAAAAACAGCAGGATACAAGAAGAGAGATTATTGTAAATGGGTATGTTTATCCAAGCGTAAATCTGGATCTATTGCGGGAAATAAGTCCGGACCTTACTGCAATTAATCTATTTAGTTATGGAATTACAGAAAATGGAGATTTGCTGCCGCTGAACGACGGGGAAGTAGTTCGCGTTTTAAAAGAAAATAATGTAGCACCGGTTATGGTACTGACTTCATTGACTGACGAAGGAACCTTTCGTACGGATATTTTAGAGCTCATTCTTGATAATGAAAGCCTTCAAAATAAATTGATTGATCAGATATTGCAGGAGCTTCGCGCAAAAGGTTTGTATGGGGTTGATTTTGATTTTGAATATGTAGAGGCTCCTTATAAGGATAAATATGCAGCATTTATTGCAAAAACTAGGGAACGCTTAAATCAAGAGGGGTATCAGGTTAGTGCTGCCGTTGCACCAAAAGTTTTTGCAGATCAAAAAGGACTTCTATACGAAGGTCATGATTATGCTGCAATTGGAAGAGCCGCAAATTTAGTATTAGCGATGACCTATGAATGGGGATATACGTATGGACCGCCAATGGCCGTTGCACCATTGAATAAAGTGCGTGAGGTATTGGATTATGCAGTCACTGAAATTCCTCCGGAAAAGTTGCTTATGGGAATCCCTAATTATGGGTACGACTGGACGCTTCCATTTGTACAGGGCGAATCTAAGGCTAGGATTTTGTCTAATGTAGATGCCCAGGAACTGGCAAGGCAGCAGGGAGCACAGATACAATTTGATCCGGTTGCACAGGCTCCTTATTTTACTTATACCGACGAGCAAGGACGTCCACATGAGGTTTGGTTCGAAGATGCAAGAAGCATTCAGGCAAAGTTGAATCTTGTAGATGAATATGGGCTTGCTGGTGTTGCTTACTGGAATTTGGTTTGGCCGTTTCCTGAAAATTGGAAAGTGATAGAGGAAAATTACGATGTAAAAAAGGTTGTGTGA
- a CDS encoding site-specific integrase produces the protein MASKTNCIKNGIPYFRIRRTIGKKLNNKGLWVDDIKEFYGKNKKEAEAKYEEFKKKRHAGLSSEKQFFGIMSDFFVYSILMNDSRFSSGTKERYEEVYRNYIKPSKIAGLPLTEIFSLDLQNLYNALDCTNATLRSIHNVMKHFYKYLEKEGYCKDITASIVLPKKSTAKNKKKTGPQEVIVWSDTEIRQIVQDLGNNRIRFLIILAINTGCRISELLGLEYTDIHDSKLYITKQLQRVATITPEGKHHELKLEKTKTESSIRSIPLSSAVLVELERHKNWHTKEMLKNGYQTTFIFTTKSGNFCDRHNINRACSRYYRLIDIEDKSFHTYRHTFCTNLCKNGVPLQIAYKLMGHSNINVTAKFYTNVDDEQKLAAITTIAPLMFTEVKESQ, from the coding sequence ATGGCAAGTAAAACAAATTGTATCAAAAACGGCATTCCATACTTTCGCATCCGGCGTACAATTGGAAAAAAACTAAATAACAAGGGGCTTTGGGTTGATGATATTAAAGAGTTTTACGGTAAAAATAAAAAAGAAGCTGAGGCAAAGTATGAAGAGTTCAAGAAAAAACGACATGCAGGGCTTTCATCTGAGAAACAATTTTTTGGTATTATGTCAGATTTCTTTGTCTACAGTATCCTTATGAATGACAGCCGCTTTTCTTCTGGTACAAAAGAACGTTATGAGGAAGTATACCGAAACTACATTAAGCCTAGTAAAATTGCTGGATTACCTTTGACAGAAATCTTTAGCTTAGATTTGCAGAATTTATATAATGCTTTAGACTGTACCAATGCGACCCTTCGCAGTATTCACAACGTAATGAAACACTTTTATAAGTATCTAGAAAAAGAAGGCTATTGCAAAGACATTACTGCAAGTATCGTACTTCCAAAAAAGTCGACTGCAAAGAACAAGAAAAAGACAGGACCCCAGGAAGTCATAGTTTGGAGCGATACAGAAATTAGACAAATCGTTCAAGATCTCGGAAATAATCGAATCCGCTTTCTGATTATCCTGGCAATTAATACTGGCTGCCGGATCAGTGAGCTATTAGGATTAGAATATACCGATATCCATGACAGCAAGCTTTATATTACAAAGCAACTTCAGCGTGTGGCCACTATTACCCCAGAGGGAAAGCATCATGAATTAAAACTTGAAAAAACTAAAACAGAAAGTTCCATCCGCAGTATTCCATTAAGTAGTGCTGTACTTGTAGAACTAGAACGCCATAAAAACTGGCACACAAAAGAAATGCTTAAAAATGGGTACCAAACAACTTTTATCTTTACCACTAAAAGCGGAAATTTTTGTGATCGACACAATATTAATCGTGCCTGCAGTAGATATTATAGACTGATTGACATCGAAGATAAGAGTTTTCACACCTACCGTCATACATTTTGTACAAATTTATGTAAAAACGGCGTTCCTCTACAAATTGCTTATAAGCTAATGGGACATTCCAATATTAACGTTACTGCTAAATTTTATACCAATGTGGACGATGAACAGAAGCTGGCCGCTATTACCACTATAGCTCCCCTCATGTTCACAGAAGTCAAAGAAAGCCAATAA
- a CDS encoding M56 family metallopeptidase, with amino-acid sequence MDQLFLEILDMSLLSSYVIIVVICARMLLKKQSKIFSYILWAVVFFRLIIPFSFESIFSLIPRRIQGLQAEITYSNQAGIHTGVQINEAALVSHGILESGTVSNHSLMDTWITIFTVMWMIGIVALFVYSIVSMRRLYAQLKDAKWVSDNIYESNTIRTPFVLGWFKPRIYLPVALLEKERKYILIHEQIHIKRYDPIFKAAAFFILCIHWFNPFVWIAFWLMSEDMELSCDESVLKKMGPEIKKDYSISLLSLSVGKKIIGGHPLAFGEDNIKGRIMNILNYKKPAFWIVIVAILAVTLLFFGLLSNPKVKPLTVTEYAEQYIQEEVDAFESAEWSEFKIVETKITKLEKLAEFDEILSEPVEIWSLEYRLKPDDIDKVSLAGGMNAVDGWLTEDSSMGKPMLVFKHKGDSVEYLGCMRSGESDFTTIAGQETALQIFFEEMKLLPYETYSGEHIIVKFPLSTGETCQLLLSQPIVQGDSGIWCVERWMDGNGNLYYETPRTEKSQKEYYRELQQEKENGKLSYLSEPLQVALHFINGELRQFVSIDDLKAQYSVKAEDFIETPESQYIGYISKFEINKYSKSSFHLDQIEWLTADNDAERLNKLGVNPQDLPNGYYIYNPNHYPMFCQVTEETSYYVIKQGSTALQSVTLEEFLKHLKSFSGSAPPFHVVTKDGYVQSISEQYMP; translated from the coding sequence ATGGATCAGTTATTTCTTGAAATTTTGGATATGAGTTTGCTGTCCTCGTACGTGATAATTGTTGTAATTTGTGCAAGAATGCTTCTAAAGAAACAATCAAAAATATTTTCTTATATACTTTGGGCGGTTGTTTTTTTTCGCTTAATAATACCTTTTTCATTTGAAAGTATCTTTAGCCTAATCCCTAGAAGAATACAGGGACTGCAAGCAGAAATTACATATTCAAATCAAGCAGGAATACATACAGGGGTTCAGATAAATGAAGCGGCATTGGTTTCTCATGGAATCTTGGAGTCAGGCACAGTGAGTAATCATTCTTTAATGGATACATGGATTACAATTTTTACAGTCATGTGGATGATTGGGATCGTGGCACTCTTTGTTTACAGCATTGTTTCCATGAGAAGACTGTATGCCCAATTAAAAGATGCAAAATGGGTCAGTGATAATATTTATGAATCCAATACAATTAGAACACCTTTTGTTTTAGGATGGTTTAAACCTAGAATTTATTTGCCTGTTGCTTTATTAGAAAAAGAGAGAAAATATATTTTAATCCATGAGCAAATACATATAAAAAGATATGATCCTATTTTCAAAGCAGCTGCATTTTTTATTCTTTGTATCCACTGGTTCAACCCTTTCGTATGGATCGCTTTTTGGCTTATGAGCGAAGATATGGAGCTGTCCTGTGATGAAAGTGTTCTTAAGAAAATGGGGCCTGAAATAAAAAAGGATTATTCTATTTCACTTTTGTCTTTATCTGTGGGGAAAAAGATCATAGGAGGGCATCCGTTGGCTTTTGGTGAAGATAATATAAAGGGGCGCATTATGAATATCTTAAATTATAAAAAGCCTGCATTTTGGATTGTTATTGTAGCAATCTTGGCAGTTACACTTTTGTTTTTTGGTCTATTATCAAATCCGAAAGTAAAACCGCTGACGGTGACGGAATATGCAGAACAATATATTCAGGAAGAAGTTGATGCTTTTGAGAGTGCGGAGTGGTCTGAATTTAAGATTGTGGAGACGAAGATAACAAAGCTTGAAAAACTGGCAGAGTTTGATGAAATTCTTTCTGAACCAGTTGAAATATGGAGTCTTGAATATCGATTAAAACCGGATGATATAGACAAGGTCTCATTGGCAGGGGGGATGAATGCGGTTGATGGCTGGCTGACAGAGGATAGCAGTATGGGAAAACCAATGCTCGTATTTAAACATAAAGGTGACAGCGTAGAATATTTAGGCTGTATGCGGAGCGGAGAATCTGATTTTACTACAATTGCAGGGCAGGAAACGGCGCTACAAATTTTTTTTGAAGAGATGAAACTTTTACCTTATGAAACGTATAGCGGGGAGCATATCATTGTAAAGTTCCCTTTATCAACCGGAGAAACTTGTCAGCTTTTACTGTCTCAGCCGATTGTTCAAGGGGATTCAGGAATCTGGTGTGTTGAACGTTGGATGGATGGGAATGGAAACCTGTATTATGAAACACCGCGTACAGAAAAAAGTCAAAAAGAGTATTATCGAGAACTGCAACAAGAGAAAGAAAATGGAAAATTATCATATTTAAGCGAGCCATTGCAGGTCGCACTTCATTTTATCAATGGAGAACTGAGACAGTTTGTTTCAATTGATGATTTAAAAGCACAGTATTCTGTGAAAGCAGAGGATTTTATTGAGACGCCGGAAAGTCAATATATCGGGTATATTTCGAAATTTGAAATAAATAAATATTCCAAGTCGTCCTTTCATTTGGATCAGATTGAGTGGCTGACTGCTGATAATGATGCAGAACGGTTGAATAAATTGGGTGTTAATCCGCAGGACTTACCGAACGGCTATTATATCTATAATCCAAATCATTACCCAATGTTTTGCCAAGTAACAGAGGAGACCTCGTATTATGTTATAAAGCAGGGGAGTACTGCACTCCAATCTGTTACATTAGAGGAATTTCTGAAACATCTAAAGTCATTCAGTGGCTCGGCACCTCCATTTCATGTTGTCACGAAAGATGGATATGTACAGAGCATTTCTGAACAATATATGCCGTAA
- a CDS encoding branched-chain amino acid transporter permease has translation MTVSPGYAFVMVAVMAAVMLGQRATPFVLFKKGTPKSIDYIGQALPPAVMAMLIIYSLKAVSLSSFPHGLPELIALAFISIVHIWKHNNLISILGGTILYMILIQVVFV, from the coding sequence ATGACAGTTTCACCGGGCTATGCTTTTGTTATGGTTGCAGTTATGGCCGCAGTCATGCTGGGGCAGCGTGCGACACCCTTCGTTTTATTTAAAAAAGGCACACCAAAATCTATTGATTATATCGGACAGGCACTTCCACCCGCAGTTATGGCCATGCTCATTATATATTCTTTAAAAGCTGTATCCCTTTCTTCTTTTCCCCATGGACTTCCGGAATTGATTGCTCTTGCATTTATAAGCATCGTTCACATATGGAAGCATAACAATCTAATCAGTATTTTAGGCGGAACTATATTATATATGATTTTAATCCAGGTGGTATTTGTATAA
- a CDS encoding BlaI/MecI/CopY family transcriptional regulator: protein MTEYKLAEIESKFVELIWENEPIHSGELVKLCSEKLDWKKSTTYTVLRKLCHRGILQNKDTMVTARIKKEEFYSLQSREFVEETFGGSLPKFIAAFTRSKKLTETEIRDLFELINEQDEV, encoded by the coding sequence ATGACTGAATATAAATTAGCGGAGATTGAAAGTAAATTTGTTGAATTGATATGGGAAAATGAACCGATTCATTCGGGTGAGCTGGTCAAATTGTGCAGTGAAAAGTTAGACTGGAAAAAATCAACAACTTATACGGTTTTACGGAAATTATGTCACCGTGGAATTTTACAAAATAAAGATACCATGGTAACGGCTCGCATAAAGAAAGAAGAATTTTATTCATTACAAAGCAGAGAATTTGTAGAAGAAACATTTGGCGGTTCACTTCCAAAATTTATTGCTGCTTTTACTCGAAGCAAAAAATTAACGGAAACGGAAATAAGAGATTTATTTGAGCTGATTAACGAACAGGATGAGGTGTAA
- a CDS encoding GGDEF domain-containing protein, with protein sequence MEFINQTFFDRNFEENKDDFSLNLFMHNNVCIMVLAFYLAIEQFCYGYFLAQDDVLKDIHLFSAFVMGVYFIFAVYFYGRNIMYASLWLKIYELSFGLYGFASSILRALTIKSTIFAIPTVYIAVIYGFAVFFYFRPAKSFMIYSITCVCTILLLPIFKPEVLYHNYKYDIISNNVIAWIASCIGFQRFRKEFVNQKTIRKKNEMLQEKTIEIEKINKELHYNSTMDSLTNLYNRRWLNQLLEDEFIKCKKTGKTCSLILLDVDFFKSINDTYGHSVGDRVLVEVAELIKQSVRKEDAVGRWGGEEFLVICPETEFDTIYQIAEQIRVRIENFDFRLKDKVTCCLGIATNLASDTVLELVQKADRGLYRAKDKGRNRVEKGE encoded by the coding sequence ATGGAATTTATAAATCAAACTTTTTTTGATCGAAATTTTGAGGAGAACAAAGATGATTTTTCCTTAAATCTTTTTATGCACAATAATGTGTGTATTATGGTATTAGCCTTTTATTTAGCAATTGAACAATTCTGTTACGGGTATTTTTTAGCCCAGGACGATGTATTAAAGGACATTCATTTGTTTTCTGCGTTTGTGATGGGAGTTTATTTTATATTTGCTGTTTATTTTTATGGGAGAAACATAATGTATGCCAGCCTATGGCTGAAGATATATGAATTAAGTTTTGGCTTATATGGGTTTGCTTCATCGATTTTACGTGCCCTGACCATAAAAAGTACCATATTTGCGATACCAACAGTATATATAGCAGTCATATATGGTTTTGCAGTATTTTTTTATTTCCGTCCGGCGAAGAGCTTTATGATTTATTCAATCACCTGTGTTTGTACAATTCTTTTGTTACCTATCTTTAAACCAGAGGTTCTTTATCATAACTACAAATATGATATCATATCCAATAACGTCATTGCATGGATTGCATCCTGTATTGGCTTTCAACGTTTTCGAAAAGAATTTGTCAATCAGAAAACGATTCGAAAGAAAAATGAAATGCTTCAGGAAAAAACGATTGAGATTGAAAAGATAAATAAAGAGCTGCATTACAATTCTACTATGGATTCCTTAACAAACTTATATAATCGCCGCTGGTTAAATCAATTATTAGAAGATGAATTTATAAAATGTAAGAAAACCGGAAAAACATGTTCACTCATTCTGTTGGATGTAGATTTTTTTAAGTCCATCAATGATACATATGGCCACAGTGTCGGAGACCGCGTGCTCGTAGAAGTAGCGGAGCTGATTAAGCAAAGCGTGAGAAAAGAAGACGCTGTTGGACGCTGGGGCGGAGAAGAGTTTTTGGTTATCTGCCCAGAGACGGAATTTGATACAATCTATCAGATTGCAGAACAAATCAGAGTTAGAATTGAGAATTTTGACTTTCGTTTGAAGGACAAGGTGACTTGCTGCTTGGGTATCGCTACAAATCTAGCATCGGATACGGTTTTGGAGCTAGTACAAAAAGCAGATCGAGGCTTATATAGAGCAAAAGATAAAGGGAGAAACAGAGTAGAAAAAGGAGAATAA
- a CDS encoding sigma-70 family RNA polymerase sigma factor, translated as MERSLNDRRFFEDIIWPKYEYINKFLYTITLDVFLSNEITQETMVTAWKNIEKLKGYRHLSAALRRMAMNTLCSHYRKNSELLRSLENADLIENIGVESNINDYVNHEGNLRDIQFLFNEMRDEYLQIVLLCDYYELPLKIVAKFLGLNYNTAASYHKRALEYMRAKVDGTEYCKDHRRGVQHV; from the coding sequence ATGGAAAGAAGTTTAAACGATCGCCGATTTTTTGAAGATATTATTTGGCCTAAATATGAGTACATAAATAAGTTTTTATATACGATTACTCTAGATGTCTTTTTATCAAATGAAATTACGCAGGAAACGATGGTTACTGCATGGAAAAATATTGAAAAGCTAAAAGGTTACAGGCATTTGTCTGCGGCTTTGCGAAGGATGGCAATGAATACCCTTTGCAGTCATTACCGTAAGAACAGTGAGCTGCTGCGCAGCTTGGAAAATGCTGACCTGATTGAAAACATTGGAGTGGAATCAAATATTAACGATTATGTAAATCATGAAGGAAATCTTCGTGATATTCAATTTTTATTTAATGAAATGCGCGATGAGTATTTGCAAATTGTTCTTTTGTGTGATTACTATGAACTGCCCTTAAAAATTGTAGCAAAATTTTTAGGCTTGAATTATAATACAGCAGCTTCCTACCATAAGCGAGCACTGGAGTACATGAGAGCAAAGGTAGATGGAACAGAATATTGCAAGGACCACAGGAGGGGAGTTCAGCATGTGTAA